From Salinirubellus salinus, the proteins below share one genomic window:
- a CDS encoding branched-chain amino acid ABC transporter permease, whose translation MSAQSAGLTDRVRNLLVDVFGGNDARMIAGTMGGIYLLLIVFSLVAGFGLGGIVNTLRAATVFAAGYGMLVLALNLHWGYTGLFNIGVAGFMAVGTYTTAILSAPPEASPGAGLGLPIPIAILGGMFAAALVGLLTALPALRLRADYLAIVTVALSEIIRLAVKSGTLAEFTIFGVTLGTGGGRGISYPAPGSLGGWVLDNVPGGEALVDVGQALGIAKPVMSGLVYLVVLILFAAAFYWLLVRIGNSPFGRVLKAIREDELVASSLGKDTRVFKLKVFAVGCALMGLAGYLWIGRSGFVNDLSFRPNITFFIFIALIIGGAGSNTGALLGGMVFSSLLFYLPQFLSQNFGSSGSAPGDFLGALAGLDEFVAYTLQNISSLRFVLIGVLLVYLMHNRPDGLLGHRKEDAAAVNLLERSSKPPGSGATVADGGEGGERDE comes from the coding sequence ATGAGCGCGCAGAGTGCTGGGCTGACCGACCGGGTCCGGAACCTGCTCGTCGACGTCTTCGGGGGCAACGACGCCCGGATGATCGCGGGCACGATGGGTGGTATCTACCTCCTGCTCATCGTGTTCAGTCTCGTCGCCGGCTTCGGCTTGGGCGGCATCGTCAACACGCTCCGGGCGGCGACCGTGTTCGCGGCGGGCTACGGGATGCTCGTCCTCGCGCTGAACCTCCACTGGGGGTACACGGGCCTGTTCAACATCGGCGTGGCCGGCTTCATGGCCGTCGGTACCTACACCACGGCCATCCTCTCGGCCCCGCCCGAGGCCTCGCCCGGCGCGGGGCTCGGCCTGCCCATCCCCATCGCCATCCTCGGCGGGATGTTCGCGGCCGCACTCGTCGGCCTGCTGACCGCGCTGCCGGCGCTGCGCCTGCGCGCGGACTACCTCGCCATCGTCACGGTGGCGCTCTCGGAGATCATCCGCCTCGCGGTGAAGTCCGGCACGCTCGCCGAGTTCACCATCTTCGGTGTCACGCTCGGTACCGGCGGTGGTCGGGGCATCAGCTACCCGGCACCGGGGAGTCTCGGCGGCTGGGTGCTCGACAACGTGCCCGGCGGCGAGGCGCTCGTCGACGTCGGACAGGCGCTCGGCATCGCTAAGCCGGTCATGAGCGGCCTCGTCTACCTCGTGGTACTCATCCTGTTCGCGGCGGCGTTCTACTGGCTGCTCGTCCGCATCGGGAACTCCCCGTTCGGGCGGGTGCTGAAGGCCATCCGCGAGGACGAACTCGTCGCCTCCTCGCTCGGCAAGGACACGCGCGTGTTCAAACTGAAGGTGTTCGCCGTCGGCTGTGCGCTGATGGGGCTGGCGGGCTACCTCTGGATCGGTCGCTCGGGGTTCGTCAACGACCTCTCGTTCCGGCCGAACATCACGTTCTTCATCTTCATTGCGCTCATCATCGGCGGCGCCGGGTCGAACACCGGCGCCCTGCTGGGGGGGATGGTGTTCTCCTCGCTGCTGTTCTACCTGCCGCAGTTCCTCAGTCAGAACTTCGGTTCCAGCGGGAGCGCGCCGGGGGACTTCCTCGGCGCGCTCGCGGGGCTGGACGAGTTCGTCGCCTACACGCTGCAGAACATCTCGTCGCTCCGCTTCGTCCTCATCGGGGTGTTGCTCGTCTACCTCATGCACAACCGGCCGGACGGTCTCCTCGGTCACCGCAAGGAGGACGCCGCTGCGGTGAACCTCCTCGAACGCTCGTCGAAGCCGCCGGGGTCCGGTGCCACTGTGGCCGACGGCGGCGAAGGAGGTGAGCGCGATGAGTGA
- a CDS encoding ABC transporter ATP-binding protein — MSDSSTSPADANIPEDAEVPDVEPEEADSEVEEAAKTTPRSLPLRVQNLRKTFGGITAVDDTTFSVEEGSLTGLIGPNGAGKSTTFNCITGVHTPTSGNVYFKDEDITGLEPHQIANRGLVRTFQIARELEEMTVLENLMLAPRGQLGESMVRSVLPGLRDDVVEQETELRERVWEMLEFFEIDHLAGEYAGNLSGGQRKLLEMARALMTDPEMVLLDEPLAGVNPTLEEKLLERIHELREEGYTFLLVEHDMDVIMNNCEHVIVMHQGTVLAEGAPEDIRNNEQVIEAYLGEDI, encoded by the coding sequence ATGAGTGACAGTAGCACCAGTCCGGCCGACGCCAACATCCCGGAGGACGCCGAGGTCCCGGACGTCGAACCGGAGGAGGCCGACTCGGAGGTCGAGGAGGCCGCCAAGACCACCCCACGGTCCCTGCCGCTGCGGGTGCAGAACCTCCGCAAGACGTTCGGCGGCATCACGGCCGTCGACGACACCACCTTCTCGGTCGAGGAGGGGTCGCTCACGGGGCTCATCGGCCCGAACGGGGCCGGCAAGTCCACGACGTTCAACTGTATCACCGGCGTCCACACGCCGACGAGCGGGAACGTCTACTTCAAGGACGAGGACATCACCGGCCTGGAACCGCACCAGATCGCCAACCGTGGCCTCGTGCGGACCTTCCAGATCGCCCGCGAACTCGAGGAGATGACCGTCCTCGAGAACCTGATGCTCGCCCCCCGCGGACAGCTGGGCGAGTCGATGGTCCGGTCCGTGCTCCCTGGACTGCGCGACGACGTGGTCGAACAGGAGACGGAGCTCCGCGAGCGGGTCTGGGAGATGCTGGAGTTCTTCGAGATCGACCACCTCGCGGGCGAGTACGCGGGGAACCTCTCCGGTGGCCAGCGGAAACTGCTGGAGATGGCCCGCGCGCTGATGACCGACCCGGAGATGGTCCTGCTCGACGAACCGCTCGCCGGTGTCAACCCGACGCTGGAGGAGAAGCTACTCGAACGCATCCACGAACTCCGCGAGGAGGGCTACACCTTCCTCCTCGTGGAACACGACATGGACGTCATCATGAACAACTGCGAACACGTCATCGTCATGCACCAGGGGACGGTCCTCGCCGAGGGCGCCCCCGAGGACATCCGGAACAACGAACAGGTCATCGAGGCCTACCTGGGTGAGGACATATGA
- a CDS encoding branched-chain amino acid ABC transporter permease, whose translation MGVAEQLSRGRSLVGDRLDVLLVSLLALVLLVDVVRQFLGGGLTFQFIASVVLEGVVIGLAYGLAGIGLSMTYSILNFANFAHGDTITVGAFTGWSIAYVVGGFGTAGVGSLFLLTADPGLSIANAFGVIVVGALAAGAGAVVLSLLLDRIVYRPMRESGGISLLIASIGVALALRYLLAFVYGTGVKGITAPVPKVAFLSVNGVSGFGVIGADQRIGDLASVADLPFFVDLPFASAGSQVLVSLTFHGLALALTAAGLMLGMHFFLQRSKLGKAMRAMADNKPLARVTGIPTERVIRLTWILGGALTGIAGFLIVLESGTMSFSFGWILLLFVFAAVILGGIGSIYGAMAGGVIIGLVDSMAIIWLPSGLTKAAAFAALIIVLLVRPEGLFGGVTTA comes from the coding sequence ATGGGTGTAGCTGAACAACTTTCACGCGGCCGCTCACTCGTGGGCGACCGTCTCGATGTGCTCCTGGTGAGCCTCCTCGCCCTCGTCCTGCTCGTGGACGTGGTCCGCCAGTTCCTCGGTGGGGGACTCACCTTCCAGTTCATCGCGAGCGTCGTACTGGAGGGGGTGGTCATCGGACTCGCCTACGGGCTCGCCGGCATCGGGCTGTCGATGACGTACAGTATCCTCAACTTCGCGAACTTCGCGCACGGCGACACCATCACCGTCGGCGCGTTCACCGGCTGGTCGATCGCATACGTCGTCGGGGGGTTCGGCACCGCGGGGGTCGGGAGCCTCTTCCTGCTGACGGCCGACCCCGGGCTCTCCATCGCCAACGCGTTCGGCGTCATCGTCGTCGGCGCGCTGGCGGCGGGGGCCGGGGCCGTCGTCCTCTCGCTCCTCCTCGACCGTATCGTCTACCGGCCGATGCGCGAGTCGGGGGGCATCTCACTGCTCATCGCCTCCATCGGGGTGGCGCTGGCACTCCGGTACCTCCTCGCGTTCGTCTACGGCACCGGTGTGAAGGGTATCACCGCGCCGGTCCCCAAGGTGGCGTTCCTCAGCGTGAACGGGGTCTCCGGGTTCGGGGTCATCGGCGCCGACCAGCGCATCGGTGACCTCGCCTCGGTGGCGGACCTGCCGTTCTTCGTGGACCTGCCGTTCGCGAGCGCCGGGAGTCAGGTGCTCGTCAGCCTCACGTTCCACGGGCTGGCGCTCGCGCTCACCGCGGCGGGACTGATGCTCGGGATGCACTTCTTCCTGCAGCGCTCGAAGCTCGGGAAGGCGATGCGTGCGATGGCTGACAACAAGCCGCTCGCTCGTGTCACCGGTATCCCGACCGAGCGCGTCATCCGGCTGACGTGGATTCTCGGCGGGGCGCTCACCGGCATCGCCGGCTTCCTCATCGTCCTCGAGAGCGGGACGATGTCGTTCTCGTTCGGCTGGATTCTGCTGCTGTTCGTCTTCGCGGCGGTCATCCTCGGTGGTATCGGCTCCATCTACGGCGCGATGGCCGGTGGCGTCATCATCGGTCTCGTCGACTCGATGGCCATCATCTGGCTGCCGAGCGGCCTGACGAAGGCGGCGGCGTTCGCCGCCCTCATCATCGTCCTGCTCGTCCGTCCCGAGGGGCTGTTCGGGGGGGTGACCACCGCATGA
- a CDS encoding ABC transporter ATP-binding protein produces the protein MSQGARAGTEYDAETAAEALLSVRSLDAGYGDLQILTDVDLFVSEEEYVTIVGPNGAGKSTVMKSIFGLTNYMAGHIDFGGESIAGKDPEDIIHYGLGYVPQNENVFAGLTVEENLEMGAYILDEFPDEALERTYERFPILRERSGQKAGTLSGGQRQMLAMGRALMLDPDLLMLDEPSAGLAPDLVDEMFDRIDRINDAGTAVLMVEQNAKEALRRCDRGYVLVDGQNRYVDSGDALLADEQVRQDFLGG, from the coding sequence ATGAGTCAGGGCGCACGCGCCGGGACCGAGTACGACGCCGAGACGGCCGCGGAGGCGCTGCTCTCGGTCCGGTCGCTCGACGCGGGCTACGGCGACCTGCAGATTCTCACCGACGTCGACCTGTTCGTCTCCGAGGAGGAGTACGTCACCATCGTCGGTCCGAACGGGGCCGGCAAGTCGACCGTGATGAAGTCCATCTTCGGCCTGACGAACTACATGGCCGGCCACATCGACTTCGGCGGCGAGAGCATCGCCGGGAAGGACCCCGAGGACATCATCCACTACGGCTTGGGCTACGTCCCCCAGAACGAGAACGTGTTCGCGGGGCTGACCGTCGAGGAGAACCTCGAGATGGGTGCCTACATCCTCGACGAGTTCCCGGACGAGGCTCTCGAACGGACGTACGAACGGTTCCCCATCCTCAGGGAGCGCTCGGGCCAGAAGGCCGGCACGCTCTCGGGTGGCCAGCGACAGATGCTGGCGATGGGCCGGGCCCTGATGCTCGACCCGGACCTGCTGATGCTCGACGAACCCTCTGCCGGCCTCGCGCCGGACCTCGTCGACGAGATGTTCGACCGCATCGACCGCATCAACGACGCCGGCACGGCCGTCCTGATGGTCGAGCAGAACGCCAAGGAGGCGCTTCGCCGGTGTGACCGCGGTTACGTCCTCGTCGACGGGCAGAACCGCTACGTCGACAGCGGGGACGCGCTGCTGGCCGACGAGCAGGTCCGACAGGATTTCCTCGGCGGCTAG